One window of the Leishmania infantum JPCM5 genome chromosome 28 genome contains the following:
- a CDS encoding putative cell division cycle 6 (CDC6) has protein sequence MKRSRRATQQEDVMRALKEGVQALSVSSTLSRKDLVCRGDHARAIQEFLEDEKHHTMQIFGMPGTGKTATVNFALAQVASRRGAQPTAVFLNGFVVQKSSDIYYTLHHHLTKARLGAVEPCPLAQCAPRIEKRFRHGWVGKPPALCVIVVDEVDKILEKHSKALFKVVDWLTLPYANCKLITISNSMELQLDAKTKSRLGVVNQLVFSSYGTQELREILLHRVGAIEPKLFADQAVNQLCTQTASHYGDVRRLLQSASAAICGVLMRMQDDAFDVSSADGIITLREIHGIVRHIFHDRFVEFITTMRMPVLFITVAVLGKETEELIRKREVDCRLPLERLLAITQQAQRKCMNVLRPINRVAFVEEIELLRQVSLIEVCIGDDRIPIRCADELLDAKEEVFVFLLQPYQMVVDSCRLHDAFGATYGAALHL, from the coding sequence ATGAAGCGGAGCCGGCGAGCGACGCAGCAGGAGGATGTGATGCGGGCGCTCAAGGAaggcgtgcaggcgctgaGTGTCTCGAGCACGCTCTCCAGAAAGGACCTTGTTTGCAGAGGAGACCACGCACGTGCAATACAGGAATTCCTTGAAGATGAGAAGCATCACACGATGCAGATATTTGGAATGCCTGGTACAGGCAAGACAGCCACCGTAAACTTTGCACTGGCGCAAGTGGCGTCGCGACGGGGTGCGCAACCGACAGCCGTCTTTCTTAACGGCTTTGTCGTTCAAAAGAGCTCTGATATCTACTATACCCTCCATCATCACTTAACGAAGGCGAGACTCGGTGCGGTGGAGCCATGCCCGTTAGCGCAATGCGCTCCGCGCATTGAAAAGCGCTTCCGGCACGGGTGGGTCGGCAAGCCTCCTGCTCTGTGCGTAATTGTAGTCGATGAGGTGGATAAAATTTTGGAAAAACATTCCAAGGCACTTTTCAAAGTAGTCGATTGGCTTACTCTCCCGTACGCGAACTGCAAGCTGATCACCATCTCCAACAGCATGGAACTGCAACTTGATGCGAAAACGAAGAGCCGTCTCGGTGTGGTAAATCAGCTCGTGTTCTCGTCGTATGGGACTCAGGAACTGCGTGAGATTCTTTTGCATCGTGTCGGCGCTATAGAACCGAAACTCTTTGCGGATCAGGCGGTCAATCAGCTCTGCACGCAAACGGCGTCGCACTACGGTGATGTGCGGCGACTCTTGCAGTCTGCATCTGCTGCCATTTGTGGTGTCTTAATGCGGATGCAGGATGACGCTTTCGATGTCTCTTCTGCTGATGGCATTATCACGCTGCGCGAGATCCATGGTATTGTGCGGCATATTTTCCACGACAGATTTGTCGAGTTTATCACGACCATGCGAATGCCTGTCCTGTTCATCACTGTGGCTGTCCTCGGCAAAGAGACAGAGGAGCTCATcaggaagagggaggtggaCTGTCGCCTACCGCTGGAGCGTCTCTTGGCAATCACGCAGCAGGCCCAGCGGAAATGTATGAATGTCTTGCGGCCGATTAACCGGGTCGCTTTCGTGGAGGAAATCGAGCTGCTTCGCCAAGTCTCGCTGATAGAGGTATGCATCGGCGATGATCGCATTCCCATACGCTGTGCTGATGAGCTGCTTGACGCCAAGGAGGaggttttcgtttttcttcttcaGCCATATCAAATGGTAGTGGACTCCTGTCGCCTGCACGACGCATTTGGCGCCACGTacggggcggcgctgcacttGTGA